Below is a window of Musa acuminata AAA Group cultivar baxijiao unplaced genomic scaffold, Cavendish_Baxijiao_AAA HiC_scaffold_1139, whole genome shotgun sequence DNA.
cttttcctcctcttcctcgcccGACCACCAAAGCTCCCGGAATTCGACGAATTCCGGCCCGGCCTCGCCGGGTTCCGGCAACTCCTCTTCGGGATCGGGCGTCGTCGATAGGGAAGTGAAGGTGGAGAACGAGAAGAGCCTGAAGAGGAAGGAAGGGTGTTTTAATTTGAACCCTAATGCTAACCCTAGAGGTGGAAAGTTACAGCGATCGGAAGCCATCGGGAACGAGGAGGATGACAGGAGAAAGACGAGGCTGATACGGAACCGTGAGAGCGCCCAGCTCTCGAGGCAGAGGAAGAAGCAGTACGTGGAAGAGCTGGAGGAGAAGGTTAGGGCGATGCACTCGACAATTAACGAATTGAACGCTAAGATCTCTTACTTTATGGCCGAGAATGTGAGTCTGCGACAGCAATTGGGTGGTAATGGCGCTGCCCCGGCTGTTTATCCTCCCTCTGGGCCAATGCCGTCCACGCATTTCCCGTGGGTTCCAGGCTACGCTTTTAGGCCGCAAGGGTCTCCCGTTCCTTTGGTTCCGATACCTAGATTGAAGCCTCAGCAGCCTGCCCACGCCCCCAGAGCCAAGAAGTCTGAGACCAAGACGAAGAAGGTCGCTAGCGTGAGCCTTTTGGGCTTGATGCTTATTATACTAGTATTTGGAGTTCTGCCGGGAGTTCATCTCAGGCATCGAGGAACCAGAGACTATGTAGGTGTCATTAAAGGTGGGATCGTGAATGAGCCTAGAGGTATGGTTCTGAGTGTTACCGGTCGTGGTAATGATCTTACCAGAACTGATGATACTGGATTTTGTAATGGAAACATAAGTTTGGAGAAAGATAGGGTTACCGGTAAGAGATGCCAGAATGGAGCAGTTGGGCCTGAAATAACTCCAAAGGGAAGAGGTTCAGGAGGGTCTGTTTTCACACAGAACTGCAGTGAAACTCTGCCTGCCTTGCTTTATGTGCCAAGAAATGGCAAACATGTGAAGATTGATGGCAACTTGATAATCCATTCTGTTCTTGCTGGCGAGAAAGCCATGGCACGATCTAAAGAAAGGAGATCCTCTGCCGAAGAAAGTAAAGACACGGCCTTGGCCATTGCTGGTACTATGATGTCGGCACTGGCTGTACCTAAATCCGAAAGAGAAGCTGATCACTCTATTGCTGATGATGCATATGCAAAAAACTTGAAATCAGTTTCAGCTGATGGTCCACTGCAACAATGGTTCCGTGAAGGAATGGCCGGTATGAATGTAGTTTATAGTTTTAGCATATGTTTGTCTCACCTGGTTGCATCGACACACTGTTTTGGTTTATCTTATCGACAttgcatcttatttatgtgctaatATATGATGCACTTAAGTCTGGGTAATGGAATCATGTATGGATATTTGAAGAGCGGTTTTGGTTCTGCTGCTTCCATGACTAACATAGAATATTTTTGCACCAAGCTAGTTTAGTATTAGTCATGCTAATAACAGTTGACAATTCCACAAGCTGTAAAAGTCTCTCAATGTAGCTTTGTTAGCTAAAATGTAAATAGAACATTCTTCATACTAAGCCATGAGATTGTTTGACGCTTGAGGTTGTTATGGATGATACTTGAGGTCTCCTGCAAGGAATTCTTATTCTTTCACAGGGTTTgtacaatggattttttttctttctgtattTCTTTGATATTTGTTATTCGGttatttattttttcaaagagaatattatttttcacttaTACATGCAAGTCAAGTTTGAActaaataatcatatttatttatttctcctGGAAGTCACACATACTATGCCGATGAAGGGCGTACCCAGTGCATGAGGCTGGCTCCCGCCAATGCGGGGTCTGGAGAGGATCAATGTACGTAGTCTTACCTTTAAGTACTTAAAGAGATGGTTTCCATGACTCGAACCCTGGTCTCTCAAGTGGCCAAGGAACAACTTTACCGTTGTACCAAGGTTTGCCCTCAAGGTATCAGTTACTATGCTAATGAGAAGCCAAATAATCAAAGCACGAGCTCTACAAGGTGTTAAGTTTGAACTAGGTTCTGAGATATTTTCTACAAAAAGATAAATGAGTTTCATCAGACAATATTCAACCCCATTAGTAATAAGAGAGAGCACTATtggtgaaaaaattaaaaataaaaaaaatcaatcatagaGACATAATCATGGTTTTTCAGTTAGATGTTCTCCCAAGCCTGTATCCCCTTGCTTCTTGATCTTCAACTGCTCAATGTATTCGAACTTACATAGTACATTTTGAATTGCTATAAGATCATTGAGGACAAATCGTTGATAATGTAACTGATACATCATGTCACTTGAATGTCAGAGCTCTGAGCCAAGTGCATGCATGAAAGTCAAAGAATATGGTTCTAATAAGCTCCAATTTACCATCTTTTCTTTTAGTGGTTCACATTGTAACGCCTAATGCATGAGTCTGTCATATCATTAAGGCCCATATAGTCCCAAGCTTGAAGATTTTCTGACAATGGAATCTTAAAGAGTATTTGCTAGGTTATATTTCATGATGCCCGAGGTAGAGTAGAACATATCTCTGTACAAGATTTACTTGGAATACTCGGTGTTTGTCTTTGGTGAATTTAGGACTATAATCCAATCGTATAAAAGGTCATCAGTGGTTTGTGACAAGGCATGAATAGCTTTCAAGGAAATCACTGAATTATCTGCAAATATAAGTTGCCAGCATAGCATGCTCTTGAGATCTTAAAGGTTGATGAACTTGTACTATATACCTTTTTTTGTTTGACTTGAGGATTTGTAAGCACTCAAtaatgatggtgaacaagaatggGGACACATGTTCACTTGGCAGTACTGCATGAGTCAAAAGGAAACATGTTATTGAATGATTGATCATGACACATTAAGTTGTTTCTCATTATTTAGTCCATCAGAGTGCAAAATGGCATGCACTTCGTTATGAAAAGCAAGCAATGTCTTTTTACGAGCTTTCCTCATATCTTCTTTGATGCAAGCTCAAGGTCTACCTTGTTTATTCTAAATTGCTTTGATTATTTGATGTGCTTTTGGGTTAAAGAGCATTCCTCTGATACATGCTGATTAAATATCGAGAACATGCTCTGGTTCGGTGCAATCTCAATGTTGACTTCATGAATAATTTTATCATTGAAGCATGCCACGGGTTTCAGCATTTTGTCCATCTGGCTCAGGAGGTCTGATTAGAGCCGGACCACCTTCTCACTCTTCTTAAGGTTTTGGACATATTTGCTTGGTGACAGATTTAGTTCTGTGTTCCGAATGCATCAGTTACTAATGCTTACTTTGGGTTCTGAGTGGAATGtctcatacttttttttttttgaaatgatcTCACATTGTACTGTGTTATACTATTTATCATGTACCTTCTGATGAAAATGTCACAACAGGGCCAATGTTAAGTTCTGGCATGTGCACCGAGGTGTTCCAGTTTGATATCTCACCAACATCTTCGAGCAGCATCATCCCTGCCACTTCAATTATGAGGTCTACTTCTGTTGCTAATGCTTCCGAGGATCTCCCTTCCGCATCTGCACAACAAGGGAGGATAAAGAACAGGAGGATACTGTTTCCCGAGACAGTCCCACTTAATGGAACAACTACTCGGAATGGCACGCAGTTTGGGAAGCCGTCCAAAAGCAGCAACTTCGATGACACTAAACCGGTTTCCTCGGTAGTGGTCTCCATCCTAGCTGATCCTAAAGAAGCTGGTAATGGTGATGGCGATGGTATGATCTCTCGGAAGTCCTTATCTCGCATTTTTGTTGTGGTGCTTCTGGACAGTGTCAAATATGTCACCTATTCTTGTGTTCTTCCTTTTAAAACCCCTGCGCCTATCTTATAGATTATAACATCAAAAATACTCAAATTTTAACAGTTAACCTGAATAGATCAGGTCATCTTCTGAAGGTTATCATGTATAGTTAAAAGTCGAAGGTCTTGAAATATCGAGCTGGTATGATATGTATGTTGCTGATCATATCAATCCGGACCGTCTGATATCATTAGCGAAGGCGATAAATAATGATGCAAGCCTTGGTTAAGGTAGAATTGATATGGTGGAAATGAATATTTGGATGGCTTATAGATTACTCTTTGTGGTTTCATCTCTGTGAGACTACTACTGGGTTTTTTAAGAACACTATATAGTCTCTACAGCACAATTTGATTCTGTTCTTCTTTGTCTTCTTGAATTTGGAAGTAAATGAGTTTAGCCCCAACTTCAACTAAAAGGTAGTAGCAATATGCATCCCTCATCTTAGTTAAAATCATATATGATTTACTTTTGTTGGGGTCAGTTAATTAGTGTTCTAATATCTCTTTAATGCAAGAAATTTATAAGCATGCTCGATACTTTTGTCGAGAATATTTGGATTTGAGTTGCAAAAATAatatttgaatttattttttcgatCATTGAAAGATCTCTCATATAGGCCTTTCCCCCCTAATTATGAGAATATTTGGATCGAATGTttacaaatataaaaaataattaaaaattatacatagtaaaaaaataaaaaatattataattaatgaaaaataagcAATCTTTGTTGAATGAAAATAAAACTTCAGTAGTAtacaatatgataaaaataaatatcgaccaatattataaacatgaattttaatttttatctatATTAAATAACATATGGCAATATCTTAGAAGTAACTGCTTAAAAGAGATTGACATTCGCAtccctttttactatttatattattatttttaaaaaaattaatgtctATGAGATACTCCTCTATAAATGGGTGTAAATCTCCTTATCATCAtctcctttttttccttctttttctcatAATTGCAAGCATATGAGTGACATCGAATGGATGTAAATATCCTCTTTTTCTTCTACTTCTTCACTCGTCGAGCAATGAGCGACGTCGATAGCGCTCGATGATGGAGTGATTAGATAAATGAAAATAAAACTTCAGTAGTAtacaatatgataaaaataaatatcgaccaatattataaacatgaattttaatttttatctatATTAAATAACATATGGCAATATCTAAGAAGTAATTACTTAAAAAGATTTCCATTCGCATccatttttactatttatattattattttttaaaaaaattaatgtctCTGAGATACCCCTCTATAAATGGGTATAAATctcctcatcatcatctcctttttttttccttctttttctcatAATTGTAAGCATCTGAGCGACATCGAATGGACGTAAATATCATCTTTTTCTTCTACTTCTTCACTGGTCAAGCAGTGAGCGATATTTTTGGATGAAATAAGGGAATTGGAGAATAAGAGTATGATTGATAATTGAGGATCATAAATagtaaaactatattttattatttttgagaGGATTGTTAATAGTAAGGGGATTGTATATGAATTTCTCATAGATTAAAATAGATATTTTTTAGTTATCAAAATGTCATTTACTCTACTTCAAGGAATCCATTCTATAtcatatctcaaactcttttttttatttattacaaCATTATATGGTTCTCTCTTTCATATTCATTTTGGTAACTAGacttaaaagataggtggacaaatatacgaagagagagagagagagagaacgaacGATAATAGAAAGATAAACAgtggaagagagatattgctcgcatgaatcataattttcaaaattaacataaatatcttcttaaataaataaaaaaaaagtttaaattaaagatatttaaataattttaattgtacTTATATAATtagatcaaatttctttaagcttACTGTTTACTGTGGGTTATCACATCCATAATCTTATAAATGAATTGGATCGATTGACTCGATGTTTTCGATTTCTTTCGTGATTCTAAAAACAACGATCTCTAGAATTACTTCTGACGGAGACTTCATATTTACCCAACACCAATACCATTTATTTGTTTAAGAAAGCAAATTCCATTAAAACCAAGTCATACAGAACGTAGGCCACCAGATATTGCCCAGTTGGAATGTATGTAGAGGCACCATTCCAAGACAAAACATTCTCCTCATTATCAAGCAAGCAGAACCTCTACACCCCTTTATTTATgaaaagaagcaaaacatgtGTAAGAAAATCCCAAATAGATTTTGAAACATTGAATAGCTAGTCAACGATATGGCATTAGAGATACTATTATATTATGATTTTCTTATTTGCTTATACTATCAAATCGTCCATCAGACCCCTATATTATTACCATCATaataatgaaccaattagtttccTTATGATGCTAATATCGACTCTCGTCAGAGAGCCCATGCGATTGAATCCCTTTCAAACATCCATAGTCTGCCTCTCAAACACTAAAAGTAaatattacacacacacacacacattgacACAGAGATTATACATATATAACCAATTAAAAATTTCAGGGGACTTTACCTCCTCATTCATGCTATACATGAGAAGTACCATAAGAAATGGATTTCATTTCCAAGTGAAACTGAATGCATTTTGACTCTTATTTTTCAAATAGCAAGGTTGCTTGACTGGGGATCCCTCACTTGGTGGAAGATTATTGAAGCCTTGCAACAAAAAACCATTGGGTCATGCTCTACTGATTCAAAGATGAAGCTCTAGTTAAGAGAAATGGCCAACTCTGGTGAGTGAGAGAATTGCTCCACATGCTGCTACTTATCTACCTGATCTTTTAGCACCTATGCACTACATTCATACACTACCATCAGAGATTTTGCTGGTGCAGTTGAATTTGATGCAGAGTTGTGATTGTTTCACACTTTTAGAGCAGCAAACTCCTTTTATTGTGGTGCTGACAGAGGCTATAAACTAAATCCAAGCTCAGCCTTTCCTTTCTCTGTCATCGACTTCACTAGTTCATACCTATGTTTTGCTGCTACAAAGTGACAATGTTCTTGATTGCGACTCCAACATGGTCTTTGGCTTGTCTTCAGACACTTGCAAGTTATGAAACCAATACATTGCGTTCATCATTGCTCGAGGGGATGGTGGAAGATCAAATTTTGTAGCCACACATTTTATTTTCTCAAAGTTAGTTTGTCGATATTTGCTGATGATTTCTGCTGTTCTCCAGCAATCGAAGTCTGAGACGGATGGTGACAACTGGGGCTGATCTCGACATACTATGGCTACTGCAGTGTGCTCTTTGAACCTTCATCTCATGATCAAGATCTATCAGCTTTTGCAGGGaaaagaaaactagaatgagaatcaaAGAAGACCGTTGGACCCAAAGAAACTGCAACAACTTTAGCAAGAAATATACAGCGGAGAATACAAAGAATTCAAAAACATCACATGACAAAGATAGAAAGCAAGGTAAACAACATGCATCATATATATCAATTCAAGGTTAAGGTACTACAGATTTAATGGCGTTACTTCAAGTAAATGGCAAAAATCTAGAAACAAGCTTTGAGCTAAGTGGACAAAGACAAAAGTAGTGGCTCTCACGAACCTTCAGAACTGATATTGAAGCCTCTGACATGGAAAACCAGCATAGAAAAAGACAGCATGTCAGATTTCTGGTAAACAAGCTTTTGTTTAACAAACATCCTTCCAGCCTTTGTTCTTGCACCCTAAACAAGCTTTCGATGAATTAGTTAGTCCCGACCAAATTAACAAACAAGTTCAGAAGACGAGAAGTATCTGAGTCGATTAATGACAAGAGAACACAAATCGAAACAACAATTTCAACCATTAACTCTAATTTAACTCCAATAAATCTACAATCTTAAAACAAATCACAGAATATTTAATTGTTTTGGTGGCTATAATGCTCACCAGAGTAGAACCCTTCAAAATCCAACTTACAAAAGTGTTCTGATACCCCAGAACACTATTTTATTGCAACATCTAACAACCACATAATTTTAATCAGGATGAAAACTAAGAAAATAAAGGAATCCACATGTAGCAATCCAGTTATCCATAAAAGTGGTTTCAAATGAAATGGGTGATAATATGTAAACAGTTTTagggacagaaaaaaaaaaaaaaaacttgaatgtCACTGCTCGTTCTTGGAAGCTACAATTTTTAAGCTTCCATCTCCACAGGTTCACAGAAGGCTGCCTGAACTCGATCGCTTGATTCATACTATACTAATTAAGCCATATATATATTTAACCTCACCTGGGCACCAACAAGGCAGGAAAAAGTACTTGTTGCTAACTCCTACATTGAGTTAATATTGCATGAGAACATAATTTTCAATCTCAAATTCAAGTAGATCAAACTGTTTTATTCCAATCGAATTTCAATGTACTTTATATCCAAGTCAAACAACCAACTCAGGGCTTGTAAATTCCTTTATCATCAAATTTCTATGTTCTTGTTCAGTATCTTAGTGTAGCTTCTACATAGCTTCTGAGGAAACCCCTCAAGAGATTCTTATTATAGAACTGAGTGattttggaagaaccagtgcaGTTGGACCAAACATGACAAAGAACTCATTGGTGTCACTCAACGAACTGGAACTGCAGAATTGTCAGTGGGAAGAAAacaatgatgcttccatatggtgactTGATTACTAGACTGATACATGcacatgacatagtcattccaccaaatgaagaaattatgaaactagatagattcaacattatcaatagaaacttattaagaagattaagatgcaTAGTAATGAATGGtgtttggactagattacctaagaGAACTGATCCGTCCCCACCTgagccagaaccagaaacacctataCATAGGggaaatcaatctcctcctactagtccctttgaggcagcACCTCCGACGGATCtagcaccctcctcatctgctGATTCCATCGCAACTCGACTGGATCGAATTGAACTTCGTCATGTcgtcatgatcaaattttaactgagatGCAACACATTcatcgatgacttgacactttaaATGCTCAGTATGATACTCTATTTAAGCATTTTGGATTACCATCACTTGAGTAGCTTGTATAttcctcatttttgttgatgacaaagggggagaagtcaatTGTTCCTTGATGTGTTCCTCTTGCACTCTTTGATGTTATAATGTACTTTTTAATGTTTTGCACtctttgatattatgattttttataatattatgatgTACCTTAATGCATGATGATATGCATATGAAGTAAGCAATGACATGTTGCATATGATCATGATAAAAATCGTTTCAACTTGGATTAGAAGGTTATCAtttatttgaattcaagtttatctcaatataacatatagataggaggagtttaattaaactccatcatcaattggttgtcatcatcaaaaaatgggagattgttgaatcccgaattttgatgatgaaatcgattgatgagtttacgatcaaaTCTGCATTTTGATAAAagtaatgcaggactaacttcgattatgAAAATGCAAAACAATTGAAGTAGAAAAATCAGACGTTAGGCCGGAGTCAGAGATCGAGCATCGGGTTGAAAGAATCGGACATTGTactaagatcggatgttgcgggagtcaacatgctgatggaTCGGGCGATACAccgaaggttcggacgatgcgtcggaagttcgccgagagttcagatgaaccaatgatatgccggacaacttagatttcttgtcttgtaattgtttaggtcttaattgtcgtagttagtcctatatcacttttctttaaacgcatattagatcgtaaactcataaattgatttcatcatcaaaatccaggaTTCAACATAAATAACTATAAAACCCATGAGATATAAAACACCTTTGGTAACTTTTATATCGTAGCTGCACATAATTTATAATTTCTCAAATGAGAGTGAACTTTTAACATTAAGCATTCCAAAATAAAACATACCTGGAGCTTTCTCATATGGTTGCTAGCATAAAGGTGTACCAACCTtaaaaaaggaaaatggaagATGGTTTGGCTTCatgattaaagaagaaaaaagaatttcCATCATGGAAAAGAAGAAAGTTTAAAACATTTTATTTTCATCAAGCAGCTTCATATTATTTCTTTTCACAAAGCTCTTAAAAACCACATTAAAGCACCAAATTCATAATTCTAATTAAAATAATCCAAAACATGAGGAGAATAGTTAAAAGTATGGAAACTTTACAGAAAAGACAAATGCAATCCAATAGCTTAAAAGATAATTTAAGCTATATTGCAGACTATGTTTGCAATCTATGTTTGCCAACAAAGGTCAAAGGATCAGTCCAAATAGCTCAACTAGTTTCAAAGAGATGCCTAATTGCAACTGTAAGTGGCTGCAAAGCTTCACAAATATACGAATCAAGTTTATAAAAATTCCCTTGCTCAAGTCTAAGTAAACCATCCGAaagaaattggttcattgatcccaTTGGACGAGGCTTATAGATCACCATTGGCCATCAACAAAGGGATATGAAGAGGTTAGAATTTAGTTTCATTTGTGTCAAGATTTGTTCATGATAAAGCCTAAGTTAAAATTTCTAAATTCTTACTTTCTGTATCAAGCTCCATCCTTCTTTTTGACTTCTACATTAAGGATCCTTTAGAGTCATATTTTGGTCATAGATATTAGAACTCAATTATAAATGTCAAATGGAATATGAAAACTACATAGATATTAGAGTTTGTATTATTAGAGTTCCAGAGGTCTATGTCGACAGGATTCTGTAGGATTCTCAAATCTACAAAGTAGAAATTCTTCTTTCACAAGTAGTCATGCTGACATAGATTAATTCCAAGAATGGGATTGAGTAGATATTTAATGTCCAGTACTAATTCAAATAACTGAGAAAGTGTTTGAAGGAAATTTATTCACTTATAATAAACACACCAAAACAGAAAACTGTATTTGGCaaacaaaaggaaagaaactcatGCTAATTAGCGCTTAAGTATCATGATAAAGTATGATAAAAAACAGAAAACCCAATAGATCACATCAGTTGAATAAGTTAAACACATGTTAACATGACACTGCAAATAATTTAATGAAATCTTACTACTAATGTGTTTAGGAATGAGTTGGCTGGCATCTAAAAGTTCAAACATGCTTAGCAACAATTATTGTATAACATAAGGTAACTAATATAATCATGCAATAGCAACAATTACCATCCTACAAATCCGATATGAAGCTCTCGTTGTTTACAACATTTAAAAAGATATGCATCACATAAGATGATCTGAATCAGGTTGCTACATGAGACCAGATTCCTCATATCATAGATAAAGAAAGTCAGAATACTTTCTAAGATTTAATGAGAACATATTTCTCTGAAACCAATCCAATGAGAAATGGGTACTAAGTAATGAACAACTTAATGGAATGTAAACAAGAAGGGTTTTAAGCACATTCATCTATCACAACCCCATCTCATCCGCAAGCAAAGACTCTTAAAATCTCAATCTCAGGACTATATCACATTTACACAGCACCTTGCACCACCATTCCGGCAAATAAGACTTAATGATCTTTAGCAAAGTTATAGGAAGCAAGCAAAGCAATTCAACCAATCTATGAACAGTTCACATCGATCTTTAAATGGAATTCTAGACCTCTACATGACAATTTACAAGTAAACAAATGTTGGTACAGTATGGACTGATATTTTTAGTCCGACCAAGGACCACATGGAACCATATACACCAGTCggcatttctttttctttcttctggtTATACATGTGGTCCATGTCAGCATAATACCTGGCATACTGCTCCATCTTATTAACATAACTAGTAGTGGACCGAGATTTATACCTAAGTTTGCTTAACCATCAGATCCCACTATTTGTCCATGCCTCTACATATAGTTTATTTCATGGTTTAGCATTTTGAGGTACCGGACCCATGCTGCTTCCCAGCCTGACCAATTAGGGCCTGGCACATAATGGCATACTGACACACGGTATGCCAGCACATGCCACAAATCTTATTTTAAAGATTATACACAATGTTGGGAGGGACATGCCACGAGACATGCCACCGAGTCAACAGGCCATTGGACGGACACGTATTGATCGAGGTGAGACGTAAAACCATGGTCTATTTGTTGTCTGTAACCTCCTgcaaaaattacaccaaggatgtTCATTGGTAAGAGAATTCAACATGAGGATGCCCCCAGATTGGGGAACCAGTATCCGACCATCCACTATTTTATGGGTGTTGGGCTGCTTCCGGCACCAAGTTGTCCCAGTTGTTAAAAACCAACTAGCTGCAACCCTATAATTAGTAGGGGATATCATCTTTTTGTGGTTCCATAGAACTTAGAGCAGGCATTTCACTTACCACTGCAGGAGAGCAAGGATCCAACATACTTGCCTTCCATGTTCATTTGAGGCAGTTCTCATGAATTTTTCTGTCATTATTTGCAGGACTTCAGAATCTTCCATTTTCTTCCATACTTCACCCGCAACTAGGTAATTCATCATTCCAATCCTAGAATTTTGTTCTCTATTCTTGCAAACTCTCTATGTCGTCATCATCTGTATTTCTCACCATCTGAGATTCATATCCATGGCAAATTAATGGATCAAAGGCACTAATACCATTTAATGGCAATCACTCAATGTTTCAATCTGATCTATATAATCTAGCAACACTAATCAGGTTTCCTATTAGATCGAGATTATTAGGCAATACAAAAAACTGCATCTCtgatggcacaatatctgcttcaTTTGATGCATCCAGAAAAGAATAAAGCAAATTATCTAAATATTCTGCCATTGCTATAAAATGCAACAAATAGAAAAAGGAATTCAGGAAAGTCAAAAGAGTTGGACAAAAATAAGCTTCTTATAAAAAAGCCAGGCAACCACATCCACATTTGAACTCCAAAAATCAATAAGGAAATGGCTAACACACTTGTCCCTTCTAAATAAGGATCAAAGTGAAGATATTTCCAAAACTCAAGTCAGTAATGGCTCTTCCATAAAGATTAAACAGCAATTAAAAAAAGATTAATCAGTAATTGATGAGTCCCATATTTTATCTTTGGCAT
It encodes the following:
- the LOC135671506 gene encoding bZIP transcription factor 39-like, which codes for MAEPSLVDPFDPSNPHPLFDPALSPCDLFPPPSDLPFGDDFDLDIDFDFSVDDFLRSTENHLSTPSDVPPDPSPGDGSGVFSSSSSPDHQSSRNSTNSGPASPGSGNSSSGSGVVDREVKVENEKSLKRKEGCFNLNPNANPRGGKLQRSEAIGNEEDDRRKTRLIRNRESAQLSRQRKKQYVEELEEKVRAMHSTINELNAKISYFMAENVSLRQQLGGNGAAPAVYPPSGPMPSTHFPWVPGYAFRPQGSPVPLVPIPRLKPQQPAHAPRAKKSETKTKKVASVSLLGLMLIILVFGVLPGVHLRHRGTRDYVGVIKGGIVNEPRGMVLSVTGRGNDLTRTDDTGFCNGNISLEKDRVTGKRCQNGAVGPEITPKGRGSGGSVFTQNCSETLPALLYVPRNGKHVKIDGNLIIHSVLAGEKAMARSKERRSSAEESKDTALAIAGTMMSALAVPKSEREADHSIADDAYAKNLKSVSADGPLQQWFREGMAGPMLSSGMCTEVFQFDISPTSSSSIIPATSIMRSTSVANASEDLPSASAQQGRIKNRRILFPETVPLNGTTTRNGTQFGKPSKSSNFDDTKPVSSVVVSILADPKEAGNGDGDGMISRKSLSRIFVVVLLDSVKYVTYSCVLPFKTPAPIL